A region of the Theileria equi strain WA chromosome 4 map unlocalized gcontig_1105316255039, whole genome shotgun sequence genome:
CCATAGTTTGGGGTATAATGTGCAGCGCAATCATTGAGCGAACAGCCAGTAGGGAATCCCCAACCGGCCTTGAGCCCATCAGCTTCAATGAGTTCCTTTGTCTTGGTCTCTACTGCATTCACCAGATCCAAGCATCTGACGCCTACAAGTTCTGTGGACTAGAATTTAGCGACAAACCTGGCTTAATAACCGACTGAATGTACCTGCGAACTTGACGGTGGACTTCAGCAGCTTTTCTCATGTCGTTGTAGCGGTCGCTGGAGATTTTCTCCAGGTGCCTCTTTTCTTCTGCAGACACTCGCGACGCTCCAGAGCCATAGTACTCGCAAACTTCACCTGTAGGAGGCTATAAAGCTGAGAATAGGCGCACCTTCCGGGTACTTTTTTCCCTTGAACTGTGAAACTACCGATTTACTCCAATCTACCGGCTCCTTCCACTCTCCTACCAGCCTTATAGGCTCAGGATCGGTTGGATTATCCAGCAATGGGTTCGTTGGCTTGAGAACAACCGACTCTAGCTGCAGCAGGGCGTCGTCATCCTCTTCAACTGCCTTTTTCTTGGACTTGCTCTTCTTTTTAGTGCCCTGGGCGTTCGCTTGCATAAACTCTTCGAGTATTAAATCGTCCTGGTCCGGTTTGCCGGTCATTTTTTCGTCCCGAGAGAAAATTCGCTCTGATTTTCCGGAGCGCATGGGGACCGGACCGCGTCAGTCCTAAATGTCGGTCAAAATGGCCTTTCGTTTACTTTTTCGAGGCTACACGAGTACAGGCGCCTTTAGGCCTGGATTTCATCACAGGTTTGTGGAACGTTACGTTGCCAATGGCCGATTTGGGTCCATACACAGAGGCTTCTCCTCCCATTCGGAGGCTCAGAGACTCAAACTGCCGAGGCGTGGCCTCGATATAGCGGTGCCTGGAAGGGAACGGAGCGTTGGAAGGTGGCTCTTGTGTTAGTTTGTGTGTATGTCGATTTACGCCAATTTACAGCCTGCGCTGGGCTCACTGCCGGGGTTATGACCATTGGAGCCTACGTCAGACTCAATGAAAGTGGCCTCTCGATGCTGGACTGGAAGTTTCTGGGACTCCCGCTGCCTTCCACCGAACAAGAGTGGAACAAACACTTTGATCGCTACAAGGTTCGTGCGTTTTGTTCTATCCAACAACTGATGATGCATTCAGGAAACACCAGAGTACAAGAGCGTGCATTACGACATTACGCTCGAGGAGTACAAGAACATCTTTGTAAACGAGTGGGTACACAGGATGGCTGGAAGGATCTCTGGAGCTGTCTTTGCCGGAGGATTCGTCTACTTCACCCTCACCAAGGCCCTGAAACCAGCTGGTAAAGTTCTAGCCGCAGGTTTGTCCTCGTTCATGCCTATACACTAAAATACAGCAATTGGTGCGTTGGGAGTTTCCCAGGCATTCATCGGCAAGTGGATGGTGGCTAGTGGCTTTGAGGAGCCAACAACTGAAAACAAGACCCCTAGAGTATCTCCCTACAGGCTCACTCTGCACTTTTTAGATGCGCTTGGAATCTACTCGTTATGTCTTTGGAACGGATTGAATTTACTATCAAAACCAGAGGTGTTAGAAAAAGTGGGAAATGTCGCCAAGGTTAAGGGGTGGATGAGAAGAACCGCAATTTTTGCGCTCTTTACTATGGCGTACGGAACACTTGTCGCCGGAAATGATGCTGGGTTGGCATGCAATACCTGGCcaaagatgatgaataAATACATTCCGGATGAAATTGCCAATATTGAATCCAAAAGGCAGTGGTTTGAAAACGGAATGATCGTACAGTTTGTGCACCGTTGCATGTCCTATCTCACGTTTGCATCCGCTCTCTGTGCACTAACTTCAGCAAAATCTGGAGTTCCAGTCGTTGCAAAAAAGGCAGCCATGGGGGTTTTCCATGCATCAATGCTCCAAATCGCACTCGGAATCATCACTGTCGTAAACCAGGTTCCTCTACACGGCGCTCTATCGCATCATGCAAATGCTCTTATACTCTGGAGTATCTTGCTCAACGCATTACGTAAATTTTAATCGCTTTTGCACGAACatgaatgtgtatgttTTCGAGATGTTAAAATGGTAGTCACTCCTTCTTGACAAGTTTACCAAAGAAACCCGTTATGCGTGCGGTATTCTCTGGCAGTTTGATAGTTTTTATTTTCCGTCGAACCGGCTTTGGGCGTACAAGAGGTTCTTGCGTCCTTTTGAGTTCCTGTTCCACCTTTTTCTCCTCATCCAACTTTTCGAGACGATCCACAACCTTTGATGGTAGGATGCTCTTGGCGGATTTTGACAAGAGGGACTGGATGATTCCCCAGCAAAACACCTTACACTTGTCCTCTTTGATCGTTATCAAGTGTTTGTTGAGCCCCTTTGTGGACGTGCATTCGGACTCGCAATAGTCTGGTATTATGATGCCATTGTCTGCGATGTGTTGGCGCATATTGCCAACCTTGTGGGATAACATTGCAAGAAAACGCTCGTTATTCGGCTTGTAGAGCAGCTCCTCTCCTCCGGGGGACTCCATGGTATCGCAAAGGTACAAGAGTCTGTCCTTGACATTATTCACATTCCTGTTCCAGAGCGTCAAAACTGCGAGCTCCAGGTCCCTATGCTCGTTGGATCCGCCGCTTCTGTAGCACTCGACGACTCTGGAGTGCATCGTCAGAAACTTTTGGGGGTTATTGTACAGGACTgtgatgaaaatgaacaTGACATCAAAGTCAAAGGTGCCCAGAATGTACTCTGGAGTCGCCACAAATTCGTCTATAAACACGCTGACTGGGTTCACTCCGGGCTTGATGCCCTGCAGCCAGTAGATCCTGTCCTTGTCCAGCATGTAGTAGGAGGGAACGTAGAGGTCATTGGGGCTCGGCAGGACCATGACCTCGTAGCTCCTCCCGTCCCTCTGCGATTTTATGCTCTTCTTGATCAGCGCCAGCTGCGACTTTTCCGTAAACTCAAACTCTGCGGGAGCAGCCTGAGGCCTGCTCAGCTTCAAAAACGTCGACGTTCCGAAATCCATCGTCTAGCGCCCGCGAATCATCCTCAAACCCAAATGTGTACGCGATGCACAGAATGGCGAATCAGTAGAATGGGATGAGAGTAGATGGAGACAGAAATACTTGTGAAGCCGAGGGAATCCGGTAGCGACACTACAAGGGGCCCGGCCTTCCACACACACTCAACTTTAAACGGCCAAACTTGACATGGGCGCCAAGGAGACACAAGAGGAGGACAACGGCCTTCCATTCCTGCCGCCGCCGGTCGGATATCGCAAGTACGTCGAGGAGAAGGGgaagaaagaggaagaaaggGTAACAATCGCATCATTCTACGAGGCCGTCAAgagaatggacaaaaggGGTCCCATACACCCGGAAATTCTGGCCATGCAGAAGCGCAACGCCATGGTAGTCACCTTCCGGTGGCTCAAGGACGTCCTCTACAACATCTTTGTCTACTTTCTCACGTCGCGCTCCTACTACATCTTTGGCTTCGCCTACTCGCTCTACTTTCTCAAGGAACAGGTCGTCTCGCTATTCAACTGCCAGAACGTCTTTAGGAGGGCCGCACCAAACCTCAAGTTCCACCAAGTCATCCTCCACAAGGTCGCGTACGTGGCGCTACACCTCGTCGCCATTTATCTCATACTCAAGAGCATACACACCAACGGCTACATTCCCATGAGACTCGCCGACTACATTCACCTCTTTCCAATGACCGAGTACAGGAGCTCCACCCTGTTTGTCCCCTAAATTTTATCCGTATCTGTGTGTCTATGATGCAAACTATCCGACTAtaaggaggatgaatgtgagcgactgaaaggagctctatggcgaccAAggggagcctaaggaagagtaggattctcagtacgactgtaaggagtactagacgaccaaagggagtctctagaagaaggatggatgaggGAGTTTATGGCCAAAAGTGTCCCGGCTGTCCATACCGGAACCGGGTAGTTGACCCCCAAGGCCACGACTAAATGCCACAATGACCATCAAAAGTCCAGAGCAGCGATGGAAAGACCCAGGGAGTGCGAGAGCCTCTGCACACACACCACCCCAAGTCGAGTGGCGTCGTTTGTCCCTCAGTCGTATAATCGCCAAAATTTTCGCAATTTCGCGCGTCTGTACGGAAAATAATGCAATAGAAAATGGGAAAGAAGGAAAATCTCCTCTTTGACATCGACGACATCATCGAGAGCTCCAGGGACTCTGTCGACGCCTCGGAAGGCACCGATAGCCAAGTCCTCACCAGCAGGTCCGTCGAGAGCAATGACAAGGTGCATCTTGCTCGATCAGAACAGGTCTCTGAGGTCACACCTCCAAAGAACGTGGCAGCTGCCGAGCAACAAGCACCAGCCAAGGCCCAAAATCACCACGAGAAATGGCAAGCAAACCTACACGAAAAGATTGAGCGCCTCAAGAAGCAGGAAGTGGAGGAAACCAAAGCCAGAACGAAACAGGCAGCCGAAGAACTCGAGAAATGGCACGTTGATCGCAATACCAAAATTCAGGAAAACCTCCAAAAACTCCTACTCAATGAACCCAAGGAAGCTAAACGGGACATTAAAGACCCATTCGACTGGGAAAAGTGCGCAAAGTATGTCCAAGAGAGCGATTACTTTCCAATTGATCAATCACATGGCAACTCACAAAAGCTTATTGAACTCGTCATGAAGAGaaagaatcttcatcagaATGCATAATACGGAGCATACGAGTGGAACGAGTAGGTAGAGTATGGCGAATACATGAACGAAGCGAATTGATGAGCTGGCAGGAGTATCCTACATCAGTAGGTACGACTGCTATctcccgaagaatgagggatctgagctatggaatagcgaacaAGCGACCACAGGCTTTAGCCTGAGGGAGTAATGGTCATCTACTCccattccagtagactctttaatggACTCTTTAGAGGACCTTTTAccagtaggattatcactgcGTAGGTCCATAGACCAAagcaggtgacctaccgacgtcaaagactaggtagtttgtcactatggaatgagtataacgaatggaagagtgatggagactctatgaggAAAGCGAGTAGAGGACAAATGACGAGCATACAGAGTATGGTGAGCCCAGGTATTAACAAGGCTTAGCATGGACTATCACTATGTGCCatcatcactcttccattcttataGTCTCTATAATGGTCATTTAGATTCCCGTTGGTCACCTTCAcagctcctatactgcgtatgGTCACCCATTCACTCATGCTCACTTTGTTCGTATTATGGTCATTTTGAGTGCACTTTGAACTGTCGTCTATTCTCATTCTGTTAATACACGCAAGGTGTCGAGAGATGCCATGGAGTAAGGATGTAGCATATGTATTTACTAAATTAGACTGTTATAGGTGTATGTCCTATGTGGGTTTTGGTATTCATCTGCACTAACCATTCtctcacaccagttgagacattaatgaATTGCTGCAATGGAGAGATGAGGAAATATCTATGAACATATGGTACTAGATAAGTGCTACAAAATggatgagaatggaggatggCTAATGATAGTGGATGTGAAGCTAGTGACTACAGCCCATATCAATATGTAATTGTCGATATTGtctataaatatggatatactGCTTGTGGCCAAACGATAACTCCTCAAAGGGAAAGTACTCAAATACAAGAATTCAAAACCTACATCCATAAATTCCCTGGAAAATCTCTATACCTAGGTGGCATTTATCACAATGGAACTAAACAATATGGGTTTATTTATATCAACTCTTGTCACACGGATCTTGcagtctactactggagtCATGATGATGCTAATTTCTGTCCCTTATTCATTAGGGTAAAAAAACATGGTGGTCTTGGAATAGTGACTATTATTATGAATACTACAAGAGAGATGATGTAAGTTCCAAGACTTGGACAAAATATGGTATAGCCAACAATGTTTATAGTGGACTTGCAAGGATTGTTAATGAGGAATGTTTTAAAAGAGTAGTTGCTCTCAAGTTAGACCATACTAGTGGAACATATGCATttaatggagaagaaaattcAGAAATCAATACGGATGTTAGGATACAAGTTACTGAACAAAAGGGTACACCAAAAGATGGATACGATAAATACACTCACAACCTTGTAGGAGGAGGTGGATCAATGAACATTGTATGCACAAGGCATAAAAGCAAATTTATCAACTTCAAAGAATCAGTGCTTGGTACCACATGTTTTAATGCACATATCTACTACTCGAAGGGTGATGTTGGTCATGATAAACCCCTAATTTTGGAGCTTGGCGCTGGTGATACATTTTATAAGCTTAATGGCAAAGAGTGGGTTCATGATCCAAACTTAAAATCTCTTCAGTTAGTAGACACACTGAAAAACCTTAGCGGGCACATATCATAGACATTTCTGCAACTGTACAATATAGATGTGGTTCTCCTAGCTGTCATGAAAGGATTAATGTAGCTTCTTCTGAAGATTCCAGTTACAACTACAAGAACTGCAAACACTCTATTAGTGGTGGGAGTTCTCGAAAGATTTCTATATCTTCATTCACCTACAAGACCACTCCTCAAAATGGGCTCCCATCTGTAAATGAAGTCACTGAGCTCTTAGCATTCCATTATCCCCTAAGTGTAGGAACAACTTATCCCCTCTTAATTCACTATAAAGTATCCGATATTAATaaatggtacaagaaaACAAAAGTAGATAATACTTGGGAGGAAGTATCTCATAGTGATAGACCTACTGACTATAGTAGTGaaaaagagaagaaaaagatTAAGAAACTCCTTTTAGATCCTCACTCCCCATCTGTTGTCTtgaatattaaaaatagtGACAAGAGCAACAAATCTGACAGAACATCTGGTGAATACTCTAATCATgataatgatggaaataagATTAAAGTTGATGCAGAGAATTTTGAGGTGGATGATAAAGAACGAGGAACCGAACAGGGCGCTACTGAATATAAGAAATACAAACACACTGTTGAGGGAAAGacacattttaaacttAGTTATCTTAAGCACGGTGGAAATAGACTCGATGACATAAAATCTGAGGAAGTATTGGTAGAGCTTGCAACATACTACTGGGTTGGCGATACAGCCTTTGATAATCCTCTGGTTGTCATGTTAAAGGTAGAGAAAACGCCTAAAGCTGAGTACATATACTATGGGAGAAGCAATGATCCCGGTAAGACTTGGCAAAAGATTGATAGAGAGAGTGAAAACCAGGAAATTGGTGCTACGGAACTAAAGGTGAAGCTAGATGAGCTAAAGGCAGAGTACTTTCCACCATCAAACATAGGGGAAATTGTAGGAGGGACAGTTGCCGGAGGAATAGGAACAGGAGGTGCCGGTTTTGgtggatataatgcagtgCACTCCCTACCTGTGGTAGTAAAGACTCTCCCtctctagactcctctcttgttggtatactggaatgctaggactTATGCAGACTTGTACTTTGTCCAGTATGACCTTTTAGTCTATACACCATAGAATGATACTCACAATCAACGATATAGGAAAGTAGAGAAacaactaacatgaaacaaaaacaaaccaacaaattaagacaAATTACTCAGTAACCAAGTTAGTATCtatagtatctccatagagactcattaaatctgtctcacccaaggatctccattataacgtttaaacatccacaagccaaatccagtaagaccaccagctccggtaagagtaccagaggaTATACCGGAGATGGCTCCTATACCAAGGGTAGCACCAGTGACAATAGTGGCACCTCCGTCAGAAAAAGCTTGAGTTTTAGATTCTTTAGCAACGCTGTAGCTACTTTTAAGAGTGCTGAGTATTTGGAGGATTTCTTCATACTGTTGGGTATCATCACCTGTGGATAAAGCATTTCCTGCGGATTCCCATTTACCAGGGAGAGTACTACCTTGGTAAGtattcttgtaccaaaTATGGCCCCTATCAGTCTTGTAGTAAATGAGAAGGGGCTTATTAGGATCATCTGGGCAAATGTAGACTCTTACTTCCTCTACGTCAAGAATATTTTTAGGCAGTCCAGTAAGAATTTCTTTAGAACTTCCTAGGAACTTTACTACGTGAAACTTCTGTCCAGATAAACCATCTTTGAGTTTGTGGATGTACACTTCATAACCTTTaagagattcttcatcctccttCTTAACTTGCATCTTAGTATCACCGTGAGAAGGATCCAGAGTATCCTTATTAGTTGTCTCACAAGCATCATAGTAACCAGGATTGTCCTTCTGAGACACATCTATGATCACTGCATTATTTAGCCTACAGTTAAGGAGGCGAAGTTTTTTCTCAAGAATCACTTTGGTAGGTGGATTTGGTCTCCATTCTTCCCATTTAGTATTATCTAAAAAAcctttattttcatagtaCTTTTCTGTAGTTGATTGTGAATCAGGTCCCTGGGTAGTGATTTTGACGAGAAGAGGTCTACCTATCTGATCAATGTGATCCTTTGGCCTACTCTCTAGGGgagtccagtagtaaaccAAAACACTAGAAACATACTTTAGAGGTTTAGCGACAGTTATATTCACAATTCCAGCAGTAAGTTGTCCGTTACAGTTAATATTTCGGATTGTAAAGTAGTTCCTATTCTGTACAGTGTGCTTATATTCACTGAATCTGGATATTTCTGACATTCCTTCAGGCTTAACATCAATATTGTTGGTAGATTCATCCTTATAAGCGTGTTCAGGTTTGGAAATACTCCGTTCATAAATATCTATAGTTACTTCTGGAGGTTTACAATAACTCTGCAAACTATCAAGTATGCCAATTATCCTATCATATTCCCTCTCATTCTCTGGAGCTCCAGGTCCTACTGTGTCCCAACTCATTCCCTGAGTGGTACTCTGAAACCACTTATCCTTTCCATTAAGGGTACTAGAGTCTATGTAAAACAGGAGGGGAATCTTACCACAGAAGTAGACAACAACTCTAATAGCATTTCTGACAGGTAGCTGATGCTGTAATGTTTTAAGTGGTATATGTTTGTTCTCTTTCTTGAATGCAGATATGTTAAACTTATGAGGGGTGCTTCTAGTATAAGCAGCTTCATTTGGAATATGTTCATAAGCACTATAGCTTCCAAGTTGACCATCTCCTACTTCCTTTACAGAGACTTTCTTATTATCATGCTTATCCATAATATCTTTACTGTCATGACAATAATCAGTAATTTGTGCTACATCTATTTGAACAACATCATTGATCTCACAATTTAGCAATTCTAACTCAGCTTGAGTAGGTCCTTTCTCAGGATTTTTAATCTTATGAGATATCCACGAACCGCTTCTTCTGGCATAATAAGAGCACTTAGGATCTTTCTCAGATAGTACCTCTACCAAGAGAACTTTCGTGGGTGTCTGACCGCTACCATTCTCAtgcttccagtaataagcgGAAACTGCGGTTACCTTTTTCCCACTAAACTCCGTAGTAATAACATTCCAACCATCGTCTTTAATCTCCTTTAGTGTGAATTCTTTATTTCCACTAGAATCCTTATGAGTGTACTTAAAGAAGTTCGCGGTAGATCCCTGGCTAGTAGGACAGAAAGATCTTGTGACAGTAATCCCCTTATTACTTATGGTATCTTTATATTCCGGGGGGTTTTCAGTTGCCCTTTTGTTTTCTGAGAGCTGAATTGATAGTTGTGAATCTTGTGTTTGGGGTAGAGATTGAGCTGCAGTTGTAGGAAGAGCAACGGATATCGTTGTGGAAACTCCACTGGTACTTTTACCAACCCTTGTATCTGCGCATGTTTGGCTTTTACATCCAAGGTCTTGAAGCACTTTATCTACTTTTCTCCAGCTGTCACATTTTGGATTATTACCAATATCCTCAGGTGTTGTGCTACCAAAATTCCCAGGAACTTCTATCCAACTATTACTATTACCTTCTCTCTTAAACCACTTATTTTCTTTATCActtccatcctttttaACATATATCAGTGCAGGAGTACCGTTGCAATAGTAGACATAGACATCCACTGGCCCCTCAATAGGAAATCTTAGTCCATAAGAagttattctcttcctggGACTATTATTATCACTATTTTCGTAATACTTAATCTTTGAAAGCTTTACTTGGCGATCAGATATTGCATGGACATAGTATTCCATGTTAACAGTATTTATCCTTTTCTGAGTATATTTAACTGTGACTTTCTTGTTATTGCACTTGCTACAACAATACCCACTTCCTTGTACATTATTCTCAGATACCTTCTTGCTAAGATCTATGGTAACCGCTTTGTTGAGACTACAGTTTTGGTCATCCAGTACATTTTCAAGGGGCTCACCTTCTAgtttattcttttcctGGGCACCACTCCAACTTTCCCAGTTGTCTTTGCTGAAGTTATATATATACTTTCCATCACTATTTGATATCTCAATGAGGAGTGGATTGTTCATTTCTTGGTCTCCAGTCCAGTACCAGACAGAATAACTATCAACAGGTCTATCGCCACTTGATTTTAAGTCTGCAATatgtttattttcttccCCAAATACCACCTTACCCACATTGAAAGGAATATCATCCGAAGATGTGTGTATAAACATGTGGAACCTAGACCTATCCGGTTCCTCAATTTTATATAGCTCAACATCTTTTCCACTACTTGAGGATATTTTGTAAGCTTTACTATTTCCTACATTTGGTTTTTCCTTTATATCTATTATAACTCCAGACATGGCAGTTTCTAGAGGTAGAGCCGTTAGGAAACCAGGGGTAAAGAAATTATTCATACGAGATGTACCGGAAGGGATAGTAACAAAAGTAACTTTATTCTGCTCTTTAACAATCCCCGGATCTTcatattcatcataaaGTCCGACAAAATCACTGGTATTGTTTTGTTCATCGTCAAGATTACCAAAATCCTTAAATACCTCAGTAAATTTAAGATTATCATCTGGATCATTAGGACTTGTAGGTAGTCTTGGTTCTTGAGCAAGGGATACCCTAATTTTATGACCGCATGCACTTGTACTCTTTGTAATAATATCTAGGATCTCCTTAATTTGTTCCGTATTTTTACTTTCAAACTCATTAGtatcttctttccattgCCCTTTTTCAGATTCTCTCTTGAACCACTTACCACTTCCTCCATTAAATTGAATATGTATTACAATAGGAACACCTCCATCACATTCCGGATAATAGACTATAACTTTCTTTACATCTGTAAGAAGTCCTACTTTACTAATATTTTGCTTATCGTTTCCATTGTATATAGAAGATATTTTAAGGGTGTTCTTACCTGTTGTAGCAGGAGAATGTTCATAAATATTGTAGTAAGGAAGTTCAGGATTATTGAGAGGAGTTATCTTAATCCTCTTTTCATGTGCGTAAAGAGAAGTGTGACAGTAGGGCTCTTTAGCTttcttggaaatatctatCTGAGTAACTCCATGTATTCTGCAGTTGACTTCATTAAGCTTTTCAGTGAATTCGTATGTGAGTCTAGATGGATCATTCGGATCATAAAATTCTTTAGTCACTATTTCGTCaatccttttccatttaGTACCATCTCCACCGAGATTCTCAAACCAGTCGCTTCCTCCAGCCTTAGGCTT
Encoded here:
- a CDS encoding cytochrome C oxidase assembly protein, putative (encoded by transcript BEWA_054700A), which codes for MAFRLLFRGYTSTGAFRPGFHHRFVERYVANGRFGSIHRGFSSHSEAQRLKLPRRGLDIAVPGRERSVGRWLLSCAGLTAGVMTIGAYVRLNESGLSMLDWKFLGLPLPSTEQEWNKHFDRYKETPEYKSVHYDITLEEYKNIFVNEWVHRMAGRISGAVFAGGFVYFTLTKALKPAGKVLAAAIGALGVSQAFIGKWMVASGFEEPTTENKTPRVSPYRLTLHFLDALGIYSLCLWNGLNLLSKPEVLEKVGNVAKVKGWMRRTAIFALFTMAYGTLVAGNDAGLACNTWPKMMNKYIPDEIANIESKRQWFENGMIVQFVHRCMSYLTFASALCALTSAKSGVPVVAKKAAMGVFHASMLQIALGIITVVNQVPLHGALSHHANALILWSILLNALRKF
- a CDS encoding conserved hypothetical protein (encoded by transcript BEWA_054710A); the encoded protein is MDFGTSTFLKLSRPQAAPAEFEFTEKSQLALIKKSIKSQRDGRSYEVMVLPSPNDLYVPSYYMLDKDRIYWLQGIKPGVNPVSVFIDEFVATPEYILGTFDFDVMFIFITVLYNNPQKFLTMHSRVVECYRSGGSNEHRDLELAVLTLWNRNVNNVKDRLLYLCDTMESPGGEELLYKPNNERFLAMLSHKVGNMRQHIADNGIIIPDYCESECTSTKGLNKHLITIKEDKCKVFCWGIIQSLLSKSAKSILPSKVVDRLEKLDEEKKVEQELKRTQEPLVRPKPVRRKIKTIKLPENTARITGFFGKLVKKE
- a CDS encoding hypothetical protein (encoded by transcript BEWA_054720A), producing MGAKETQEEDNGLPFLPPPVGYRKYVEEKGKKEEERVTIASFYEAVKRMDKRGPIHPEILAMQKRNAMVVTFRWLKDVLYNIFVYFLTSRSYYIFGFAYSLYFLKEQVVSLFNCQNVFRRAAPNLKFHQVILHKVAYVALHLVAIYLILKSIHTNGYIPMRLADYIHLFPMTEYRSSTLFVP
- a CDS encoding conserved hypothetical protein (encoded by transcript BEWA_054730A) — translated: MGKKENLLFDIDDIIESSRDSVDASEGTDSQVLTSRSVESNDKVHLARSEQVSEVTPPKNVAAAEQQAPAKAQNHHEKWQANLHEKIERLKKQEVEETKARTKQAAEELEKWHVDRNTKIQENLQKLLLNEPKEAKRDIKDPFDWEKCAKYVQESDYFPIDQSHGNSQKLIELVMKRKNLHQNA
- a CDS encoding hypothetical protein (encoded by transcript BEWA_054740A); this translates as MELNNMVYYWSHDDANFCPLFIRVKKHGGLGIVTIIMNTTREMIGLARIVNEECFKRVVALKLDHTSGTYAFNGEENSEINTDVRIQVTEQKGTPKDGYDKYTHNLVGGGGSMNIVCTRHKSKFINFKESVLGTTCFNAHIYYSKGDVGHDKPLILELGAGDTFYKLNGKEWVHDPNLKSLQCGSPSCHERINVASSEDSSYNYKNCKHSISGGSSRKISISSFTYKTTPQNGLPSVNEVTELLAFHYPLSVGTTYPLLIHYKVSDINKWYKKTKVDNTWEEVSHSDRPTDYSSEKEKKKIKKLLLDPHSPSVVLNIKNSDKSNKSDRTSGEYSNHDNDGNKIKVDAENFEVDDKERGTEQGATEYKKYKHTVEGKTHFKLSYLKHGGNRLDDIKSEEVLVELATYYWVGDTAFDNPLVVMLKVEKTPKAEYIYYGRSNDPGKTWQKIDRESENQEIGATELKVKLDELKAEYFPPSNIGEIVGGTVAGGIGTGGAGFGGYNAVHSLPVVVKTLPL
- a CDS encoding hypothetical protein (encoded by transcript BEWA_054750A) encodes the protein MIISPVVNVHNRCNRVCRCKGGRHLTAKAGTLGNTDFRFCTHEAIGTSKISNVTWQGIEIEKIGGLAKALHGTKSVTTYYHRAYDGQQASIKRPLLIRVKDITGKRHWFENLGHYANKKWQRIDGEALSGGYPDNDTYSNISDLEKKLNALTCRLFMSHYIRIDSDKNDNRECPICKQHIDVKFQQDSPGISGYARYNYEEFLENSILVHNNVPLTYRRKTTLGIGYYLPIPVDKGNFGKISVYYWKEDSQKKNPLLIEFVGNFGFSYWIENISRPGKDGNYQHDKWRPIGMQGTGKFDISGHDLKTRLDILNCIYNRVLQIYIGNQKDCHHPKHFLHKNRVSCGYSEVFGTYPVLYSYRYRPTLSYGEPFNVSEVKIEGNKQELVSGVLPFMNVTSFIVYVSPCDKDKPFLICVETGNSTGYREQKNYKWYKTEEINGLWKEHSFSATTEQSPNKVIDKLKDVLEKSRSPLQIKPCHIETKQEGIQFDIEQNPREGEYFCNYYGQSGSRRVPIFVTKSRDTPVVNFFKNSQKPAMKNDRTFVVQRQLVGGSEFQSKVVDVKIFDVYFWEGDTNRPIIIEVKKNGEQNTRYYGKGNGHSDSWLYGSNEGRSLLESLDHWNCENNNAIPIDLTNPTDLKRFYDKKTSKCLQSILVTESNAYNLPTEAKSVYEAKTYQLESSKRVSRLTYNGNATNIVPPYTEYGPTLNIYFWSKESKMPLLVEFKPKAGGSDWFENLGGDGTKWKRIDEIVTKEFYDPNDPSRLTYEFTEKLNEVNCRIHGVTQIDISKKAKEPYCHTSLYAHEKRIKITPLNNPELPYYNIYEHSPATTGKNTLKISSIYNGNDKQNISKVGLLTDVKKVIVYYPECDGGVPIVIHIQFNGGSGKWFKRESEKGQWKEDTNEFESKNTEQIKEILDIITKSTSACGHKIRVSLAQEPRLPTSPNDPDDNLKFTEVFKDFGNLDDEQNNTSDFVGLYDEYEDPGIVKEQNKVTFVTIPSGTSRMNNFFTPGFLTALPLETAMSGVIIDIKEKPNVGNSKAYKISSSSGKDVELYKIEEPDRSRFHMFIHTSSDDIPFNVGKVVFGEENKHIADLKSSGDRPVDSYSVWYWTGDQEMNNPLLIEISNSDGKYIYNFSKDNWESWSGAQEKNKLEGEPLENVLDDQNCSLNKAVTIDLSKKVSENNVQGSGYCCSKCNNKKVTVKYTQKRINTVNMEYYVHAISDRQVKLSKIKYYENSDNNSPRKRITSYGLRFPIEGPVDVYVYYCNGTPALIYVKKDGSDKENKWFKREGNSNSWIEVPGNFGSTTPEDIGNNPKCDSWRKVDKVLQDLGCKSQTCADTRVGKSTSGVSTTISVALPTTAAQSLPQTQDSQLSIQLSENKRATENPPEYKDTISNKGITVTRSFCPTSQGSTANFFKYTHKDSSGNKEFTLKEIKDDGWNVITTEFSGKKVTAVSAYYWKHENGSGQTPTKVLLVEVLSEKDPKCSYYARRSGSWISHKIKNPEKGPTQAELELLNCEINDVVQIDVAQITDYCHDSKDIMDKHDNKKVSVKEVGDGQLGSYSAYEHIPNEAAYTRSTPHKFNISAFKKENKHIPLKTLQHQLPVRNAIRVVVYFCGKIPLLFYIDSSTLNGKDKWFQSTTQGMSWDTVGPGAPENEREYDRIIGILDSLQSYCKPPEVTIDIYERSISKPEHAYKDESTNNIDVKPEGMSEISRFSEYKHTVQNRNYFTIRNINCNGQLTAGIVNITVAKPLKYVSSVLVYYWTPLESRPKDHIDQIGRPLLVKITTQGPDSQSTTEKYYENKGFLDNTKWEEWRPNPPTKVILEKKLRLLNCRLNNAVIIDVSQKDNPGYYDACETTNKDTLDPSHGDTKMQVKKEDEESLKGYEVYIHKLKDGLSGQKFHVVKFLGSSKEILTGLPKNILDVEEVRVYICPDDPNKPLLIYYKTDRGHIWYKNTYQGSTLPGKWESAGNALSTGDDTQQYEEILQILSTLKSSYSVAKESKTQAFSDGGATIVTGATLGIGAISGISSGTLTGAGGLTGFGLWMFKRYNGDPWVRQI